Proteins encoded together in one Streptomyces sp. B1I3 window:
- a CDS encoding Na+/H+ antiporter — protein sequence MDALPLVALVAASAAVAGAARRTPVPAPLLLVAVGLLASYLPGVPTYTLDAHIVLPLLLPPLLHTAAVDSSYLDLRANLRPVALLSVGYVLFATFAVGWLAYLVVPDLPLTAALVLGAVIAPPDAVTAAAIARRVGLPARVTTILQGESLVNDATAITAFKVALAAAVGEGMSWGAGIGEFLLAAVGGVGVGLVLMVPLHWLRTHLREALLQNTLSLLIPFVAYAAAERVHASGVLAVVVVALYLGHRSWQVDFATRLQEAAVWKMVAFILESAVFALIGLQLPFVLRGLGTYGVTQAFGYAVAVFVAVVVVRFVWVYPATYLPLWLSRRIREREPAMPWSSPLIVGWAGMRGVVSLAIAFSIPMVTHDGEGFPARNLVLFLTFTTVIGTLVVQGLTLPLLVRVLKLPGRDAQAETLAEAQAQSEASAAAEARLDQLLAAPGNTLPGPLADRLRTVMERRRNAVWERLGAADPLTGESADDTYRRLAREMIDAEREVFVRLRDERRIDDEMLRALLRRLDLEEAAAYRESDGE from the coding sequence ATGGACGCATTGCCGCTGGTGGCCCTGGTCGCGGCCAGCGCCGCGGTCGCCGGTGCCGCGCGGCGCACGCCGGTGCCCGCGCCGCTGCTGCTGGTCGCCGTCGGCCTGCTGGCCTCGTACCTGCCGGGCGTGCCCACGTACACGCTGGACGCGCACATCGTGCTGCCCCTGCTGCTGCCGCCGCTGCTCCACACCGCCGCGGTCGACAGCTCCTACCTCGACCTGCGGGCCAATCTGCGGCCGGTCGCGCTGCTCTCGGTGGGGTACGTGCTGTTCGCGACCTTCGCCGTCGGCTGGCTGGCCTACCTGGTCGTGCCGGACCTGCCGCTGACCGCCGCGCTGGTGCTCGGGGCGGTGATCGCCCCGCCGGACGCCGTCACGGCCGCGGCGATCGCCCGCCGGGTCGGGCTGCCCGCACGGGTCACCACCATCCTCCAGGGCGAGTCCCTCGTGAACGACGCCACCGCGATCACCGCCTTCAAGGTGGCGCTCGCGGCAGCCGTCGGGGAGGGGATGAGCTGGGGCGCCGGAATCGGGGAGTTCCTGCTGGCCGCGGTCGGCGGCGTCGGCGTCGGCCTGGTGCTGATGGTGCCCCTGCACTGGCTGCGTACGCACCTCAGGGAAGCGCTGCTCCAGAACACCCTGTCCCTGCTGATCCCCTTCGTCGCCTACGCGGCGGCGGAGCGGGTGCATGCCTCCGGGGTGCTCGCCGTGGTCGTCGTCGCGCTCTACCTGGGACACCGCTCGTGGCAGGTCGACTTCGCGACCCGGCTCCAGGAGGCGGCCGTCTGGAAGATGGTCGCGTTCATCCTGGAGTCCGCGGTGTTCGCCCTCATCGGACTGCAGCTGCCCTTCGTGCTCAGAGGGCTCGGTACCTACGGTGTCACCCAGGCGTTCGGGTACGCGGTCGCCGTCTTCGTCGCCGTCGTCGTGGTGCGCTTCGTCTGGGTCTACCCGGCGACCTACCTGCCTCTGTGGCTCTCGCGCCGCATCAGGGAACGCGAGCCCGCGATGCCGTGGAGCTCGCCCCTGATCGTGGGGTGGGCCGGCATGCGGGGCGTCGTCTCGCTCGCCATCGCCTTCTCCATCCCCATGGTCACGCATGACGGGGAGGGATTCCCCGCCCGCAACCTGGTGCTGTTCCTGACCTTCACGACGGTGATCGGGACGCTGGTCGTCCAAGGACTCACGCTCCCCCTGCTGGTGCGCGTCCTGAAGCTCCCGGGGCGCGACGCGCAGGCCGAGACGCTGGCCGAGGCGCAGGCGCAGAGCGAGGCGTCCGCGGCCGCGGAGGCGCGGCTGGACCAGCTGCTGGCCGCACCGGGCAACACGCTGCCCGGACCGCTCGCGGACCGGTTGCGCACGGTGATGGAACGACGGCGCAACGCCGTCTGGGAACGGCTCGGCGCGGCCGACCCGCTCACGGGGGAGTCGGCGGACGACACCTACCGGCGGCTGGCCCGGGAGATGATCGACGCCGAACGCGAGGTCTTCGTCCGCCTCCGGGACGAGCGGCGCATCGACGACGAGATGCTGCGTGCCCTGCTGCGCAGGCTGGACCTGGAAGAGGCCGCGGCCTACCGGGAGTCGGACGGGGAGTAG
- a CDS encoding UBP-type zinc finger domain-containing protein, with protein MSECLHVLEMPRPEPAPLSETCLECLAAGSHPVQLRLCLSCGHVGCCDSSPLKHATAHFRETGHPLMRSFERGETWRWCFEDGSIV; from the coding sequence ATGAGTGAGTGCCTGCATGTTCTCGAAATGCCGCGCCCCGAACCCGCCCCGCTCAGCGAGACCTGCCTGGAGTGCCTGGCGGCGGGCAGCCACCCGGTGCAGCTGCGGCTCTGCCTGTCCTGCGGCCACGTCGGGTGCTGCGATTCGTCGCCCCTGAAGCACGCCACGGCACACTTCAGGGAGACGGGTCATCCGCTGATGCGAAGCTTCGAACGCGGCGAGACCTGGCGCTGGTGCTTCGAGGACGGTTCGATCGTCTGA
- a CDS encoding anti-sigma regulatory factor, translated as MSQIAGEPGSQDFVEVRLPAAGAYLSVLRTATAGLAARLDFTLDEIEDLRIAVDEACAILLQQAVPGSVLSCVFRLVEDSLEVTVSAPTTDGRAPERDTFAWTVLSALAGKVESTVADDRTVSISLYKQRGAGPGPA; from the coding sequence GTGTCCCAGATCGCAGGCGAGCCCGGGAGCCAGGACTTCGTTGAGGTCCGACTGCCCGCTGCGGGTGCCTACCTGTCGGTGCTGCGTACGGCCACGGCCGGTCTCGCAGCGCGCTTGGACTTCACTCTCGACGAGATCGAGGACCTGCGCATCGCCGTCGACGAGGCCTGCGCGATCCTGCTCCAGCAGGCCGTGCCGGGTTCCGTCCTCAGTTGCGTCTTCCGCCTCGTGGAGGATTCCCTCGAAGTGACCGTGTCGGCACCCACGACCGACGGCCGCGCCCCCGAGCGGGACACCTTCGCCTGGACGGTGCTCTCCGCACTGGCCGGCAAGGTCGAATCGACGGTCGCCGACGACCGTACGGTCAGCATCAGCCTCTACAAGCAGCGCGGCGCGGGACCCGGGCCGGCGTGA